The sequence below is a genomic window from Babesia bigemina genome assembly Bbig001, chromosome : II.
AAACAATACCATCCCATCAAATGAGCTTGATGATGTCAGCCGAATCTCTATCAAAACCCTCCCGTTCCCTCCCTTAATCAAAGACAAGCTCTTTCAGCTTATCAAGGCTGCGGGAAAGAAGAAGGACATCGATGCCTCGGGATCATACATCGCCAAAAGGCTGGCCGCCAGGAGGTGCGTGGAGGTCCCGCGGGTGCTGCCCTCGAGTACGTTGCCAGCTTTTATTGCGTTTCACCCACAAATCAGTACTGTTGGACTCGGACTCTGCGAATACGGAGTACTTTGAGGGGATGAAACAGCTTTCCGACGAACCAGAgttcttccacctcaaAACGCTGTTCCAACAAAATAAACTAGGGGTGAATGAGCAGGCGCAAATCGAACTTGCCGAAGCGGAGGATGCTAGGCACAAAGTAGGTTTGCACGCCACATATCTCATCACCGTTGTAGAATTCGACCATACACTTCTCACCCAACATCGCAGTTGCGCATACGGCGCACACTTTCTTTGGGCACTACGCAGTGTGTCTACGCATATTCAACGAAGTAGTTACCATCTCACCAATCATTAACACACGTGTACAGATGAAGCTGAGAGCGCGGCAATTTAAGCCGACGCGAATTATGTTTTACAATGCAGGAGCTGGGGCCTCGGTGGCGTAGGTTGTGACCGGCACGTAATGTTAACACGATCAGGGCGGCGCATACGATATGGGATCTGAATACATTTGAAGACATACTGGTCGTTGAACCCTCAAGAAACCTCGCCAAAATATGCGAGTATCTCATACCAGGTAGGCCTTTTTTTCTGGTGAAAAGGCATTGCTCACAGGGTTCAAAAACATGCGCTTCCAAAGCGACGTGTATGAAAGCACCGACTTTTTTGATTGCGTCGTCATCCCATATAGTTTGACGGATATTCGAGGTTTTGAGGTAGATAAATTAGTGATGGCATCATAGCGCTTGTTCAGGCAAGAACACTGCTGGTCAAGAACCTGTGGAATAGGATCAAAGTTGGAGGATATATGGTATGTATTGTTTTTACAACCAGTGAACAACGCATTTGTAGGTTATGGTTGAGGCTGGGACGCCAACAGGGTTCAGAATACTCCACTCCATTCGTGAGGTGTTCATATCGCAACTGGAGAAGGGTCGCTTCCACTTTCTGGCTCCTGTGAGTCAGCAGATGCATTTTGCTTGCTTTAAAGTAATTCAGTGTCCACATGAGGGATTCTGCCCACTGGCATTGACGGGAAAGGACTGGTGCCACTTCTCCCAACGTATTTACAGAATTCCCCACTATTTATACCAAAAGGTACATTCTATATCACACTTGCTAATTTTTACAGGGTTCAATCGCTAGATCCATAGACAATGAAAAGTATTCGTACTTGGTGGTTGGAAAATCTGCAGGACCACGGTAAGGCACCTACCAGCCTTCGAGATGGGGTGCAGGCAAAAATTGAGCAATGAGGCGGACGCCAAAAATGCTCAAGAAAAGTCATTCTTTTGGCCACGTATCGTCATGGTAAATTGACGATTCTGTTCCAAAAAATCATGTGTAGCCACCACTGAAGCTTGGTAGAAGAGTCATAATGGATTTATGTTCAGCTCCAAATAATTTCAAAAGGATAGTAAGTAATGGAATTACATAATAACGCAC
It includes:
- a CDS encoding Rsm22,putative; translation: MACKYRVQTIICRDGSIYGGYTPHIQHIGKFVICGAVQTRCIHHGFQFDRISPYKPNNTIPSNELDDVSRISIKTLPFPPLIKDKLFQLIKAAGKKKDIDASGSYIAKRLAARRCVEVPRVLPSILLDSDSANTEYFEGMKQLSDEPEFFHLKTLFQQNKLGVNEQAQIELAEAEDARHKNSTIHFSPNIAVAHTAHTFFGHYAVCLRIFNEVVTISPIINTRVQMKLRARQFKPTRIMFYNAGAGASVAAAHTIWDLNTFEDILVVEPSRNLAKICEYLIPGFKNMRFQSDVYESTDFFDCVVIPYSLTDIRGFEARTLLVKNLWNRIKVGGYMVMVEAGTPTGFRILHSIREVFISQLEKGRFHFLAPVSQQMHFACFKVIQCPHEGFCPLALTGKDWCHFSQRIYRIPHYLYQKGSIARSIDNEKYSYLVVGKSAGPRHLPAFEMGCRQKLSNEADAKNAQEKSFFWPRIVMPPLKLGRRVIMDLCSAPNNFKRIRIQVNIMSPCIMRFRCARDAMWGDLWRFPHRDQRPIARAYMPDTVRQRLIGKPKTGYKNDRAHKGNE